The following are encoded in a window of Vidua macroura isolate BioBank_ID:100142 chromosome 26, ASM2450914v1, whole genome shotgun sequence genomic DNA:
- the JUND gene encoding transcription factor JunD: METPFYHDDVLSGLGSGFAPSSGSSGLLLPFPGGSMMKKDALGMALPEQVAAALKAPGAASGEAAGLLGSAELGLLKLASPELERLIIQSNGLVTTTPTSGQFLYPKAAASEEQEFAEGFVKALEDLHKQNQLGGGAAGSGGGAGGGGGGGSGGAGELPAAGMAPEPPVYANLSTYPAVSYAADPGPFAAPPPRLPPPPPPPPLKDEPQIVPEVPSFGESPPLSPIDMDTQERIKAERKRLRNRIAASKCRKRKLERISRLEEKVKSLKSQNTELASTASLLREQVAQLKQKVLSHVNSGCQLLPQHQHQVPAY, encoded by the coding sequence ATGGAAACACCCTTCTACCATGATGATGTGTTGAGCGGCCTCGGCAGCGGCTTCGCCCCGTCCTCCGGCAGCAGCGGgctcctcctgcctttccccgGCGGCAGCATGATGAAGAAGGACGCGCTCGGGATGGCCTTACCGGAACAGGTGGCGGCGGCGCTGAAAGCCCCCGGCGCGGCCAGCGGCGAGGCGGCGGGGCTGCTGGGCTCGGccgagctggggctgctcaagCTGGCGTCCCCGGAGCTGGAGCGGCTCATCATCCAGTCCAACGGGCTGGTCACCACCACCCCGACCAGCGGCCAGTTCCTCTACCCTAAAGCGGCCGCCTCCGAGGAGCAGGAGTTCGCCGAGGGTTTCGTGAAGGCGCTGGAGGACTTGCACAAGCAGAACCAGCtgggcggcggcgcggcggggagcggcggcggcgcgggcggcggcggcgggggaggAAGCGGCGGCGCGGGCGAGCTGCCCGCCGCCGGGATGGCCCCGGAGCCGCCGGTCTACGCCAACCTCAGCACCTACCCGGCCGTCAGCTACGCCGCCGACCCCGGCCCGTtcgcggcgccgccgccgcggctgcccccgccgccgcccccgccgccgctaAAGGACGAGCCGCAGATCGTGCCGGAGGTGCCGAGCTTCGGGGAGAgccccccgctgtcccccatCGACATGGACACGCAGGAGCGCATCAAGGCGGAACGGAAGCGGCTGAGGAACCGCATCGCCGCCTCCAAGTGCCGCAAGAGGAAGCTGGAGCGGATCTCCCGGCTGGAGGAGAAGGTGAAGAGCCTCAAGAGCCAGAACACGGAGCTCGCCTCCACCGCCAGCCTGCTCCGCGAGCAGGTCGCCCAGCTCAAGCAGAAGGTGCTCAGCCACGTCAACAGcggctgccagctcctgccccagcaccagcaccaggtGCCGGCGTACTGA